The nucleotide window CTAATCAGTATACCAGATAACTTATTAAAAGAGATTGATTCTATAGTTTCTGTAGAGAAGACTAACAGGAGTAGGTTCGTAAGAGAAGCTATGAAACTTTATATAAGAGAGAAAAGAAAAATTGAAATGAGGGATGTGATGAAGACAGGATACCAGGATATGGCTGAAATAAATTTAAAATTAGTAGAATTATGTTTTGATGCAGATTGTGAACAACAAATAAAATATGAAGAAAGACTTAGGGAGATGGAGAAGTATTGGTTATAAAAAGAGGAGATATTTTTTATGCAGACCTAAGTCCTGTAGTAGGTTCCGAACAAGGTGGTGTGCGGCCTGTATTAATTGTACAAAATGACACGGGTAACAAATATAGCCCTACAGTCATAGCAACAGCGATTACATCACAAATTAACAAGGCAAAACTGCCTACTCATATAGAAATAAGTGCAAAGGAATACGGTCTTGCAAAAGATTCAGTTATATTATGTGAGCAAATTAGAACTATAGATAAACGCCGGCTTCGTGAAAAGATAGGACACCTTGAAGATGATATTATGGAAAAAGTTAATGAAGCCTTAAGAATCAGTTTTGGTCTTACAGATATATAGGTAGGTAAGTTGTTGGGGGTTACATAAGATGAAATTTATAAGAAATACAGATTATATACATAAAATTATAGTATTAGCACTTTTTATCAGCACCTTGCTTTTAATACATATGGTTCAGGTAGTAAGCGCCATACCGGGAGAAGAAGACCCTCTGGTATTGAAAAGTTATCTGGACCAGGAAAATGCTAAATTAAACGAAGAAATAAAGAGACTTAACGATATAATAAATGAGCTTAATGTAAAAGCAGATAATCTGGTCAAAAAAAATGAAAGTTTGTCCGCAAAGCTGGAGGAATTATCTTCTGCAAGACAGTTTGAAGCTATTGAAGTGAAAGCCGGCAGTAAAGTAATGTTAGGAGCAAGTACTGAGATTGTTTTAAGATCGGGCAAAGCCACCGCTATTGCAGGTACATACGGAGGACTGGCAGATTTAGCTGCAGGAGTGGATTTACAGACAGGTGACAATGTTACCCCAAATCATTTGCTTCTCATTGCCAGAGACGATGGTAGGGGAATTGTTGCAGAAACTGATATATGGGTGTTGATTAAAGGAAAGTATACTATAGAAACTGATGAAGAAAAAGAGGAAGAATAATTATTTTCCTCTTATTCTTGTCCAAAGTGTTAGTAAAATAAACTTTGGAAGATCAAGCATGCGAATAAACCTTCTGGGCTCTCTGTATAGCCTGTAAAGCCATTCAAGCCCGTTCCGGCGGAAAAATTCAGGGGCAAGTTTCGCTTTTCCTGCAAATACGTCAAGGGTTCCGCCAACTCCTATACAAACTTTAACTTTAAGTTTTGATTTGTTTTCATGAATCCACTTTTCTTGTTTGGGTGCTCCCAGGGCGACTAAAAGAATATCAGCATTAGAAGAATTAATAGCCTCTATAATATCTGGTTCTTCTTCTTTTTTAAAATACCCATGGTGACACCCCGCAATTCTGACATTTGGATAGAGCTTTAATATATTTATCCCTGCTTCTTCGGCTATACCAGGTTTACTACCGAATAAAAAGACATTGACGGGTGTTTTTCCCGGAGATTCAAAAATATTCTTTACCAGGTCTATTCCTGATACTTTTTCAGGAAGAAAGCGTTTTAATATTTTCGATGCCAAAACCACGCCAGCCCCGTCTGCCACCAGCAGGTCTGCTTCATTTAGAATCTTTTTCAAATATGGGTCTCTCTGAGCCGCCATCATAATTTCTGAGTTGGGTGTATATATAGCATGTACACTAGCTTCTTGCAAGAAAGCTCTGGTTATTTTCAAGGCTTCATCCATTGTAACTTTATCTACAAATACTCCAATTATATCTGCTGTGTTTCTCATAAGCTTAAGTCCTCCTGATTAACTCAACGGCAATTCTGGCATTTTCAAGGGCTTTATCTTTCAAAACTTCTACATTTAATTCAAGCTGCTTTTTAATTTCCAACCTGTTTTCCCATACTTTCTCAGCCAATTCCTTTAAATTACCGAAATCAAGGTTGGTAACATGGCCTGCTGAGGGTTGATTTATATATTCTAAAAAGCCCTTTATTTTAGGTTCATATACCAAGCCAATTATTGGTATACTCAAACTTGCTGCGAATATAAGAGCATGAAGTCTCATACCAATAAATATATCCATTTTGCTAATAATTCCTAAAGTCTGCTCAACAGAATATTTATTCTTAATTATATAGCCTTTTTCTTTCATTTTTGATACAACATCTTCTATTATATAAATGTCATCAGGATAGTGCATGGGAATAAATACAGTTTTAACACTGTACTTACGGGATAAGTGGTCTGCTACCTGAGCAATTACTTCAACATATTTTTCATGCCCTTGCCATTCTCTCACAGAAAAGCCTATATAGGGTCCAGAGGAAGGTATTCCTTCCCTGAAGAAAATATTGTCTGCTTCCTCCAGGGGACATGCTGTTATTGCCAGCGCCGGGTCAGCAGTTACTTCAATTCTTGGTTTATTTATATTTAAAGTTTTAAGTTCCTGTAAGGAAAGCTTTTCTCTTAATGTAATAACATCAACCTGATTTAATATTTTTTGGGTAAGTTTTTTATTTGTTCCTTTGTTTAACGGGCCAATACCATTTGCATAAAACATAACCTGCATATGCCTTTTTTTTGCCATCCAGATTGTACTAAGGTAATAGAGAAGTGATCTGGTGCTTGTGTTGTCCTGGATTATGTTACCTCCGCCGTACAAAAACAGCCTGGCATTTTTCATTATCCGGAATATATGCAATAGGCTTATACGGTTAATGGAATCAACTCCATAAATCATTTTTGTTTCAGCCGGATCCTTGGACAGAACCATGAGCCTTATATTGTTTTTATATTGACGAAGATTGTTTATTACTGCCATCAGCATTGCGTCATCGCCAATATTTCTGAATCCGTAATAGCCTGAAATAATAACATCGTATTTTTGCTGTAAATATAAAGTATTCTTATTATTTTTTATTATGTTTTCGGATTCGGTTCTTTCAAGTATTTTTTTGTAAATATCAAGCTGTGTTTTGCACATATTATCAAGGGAGAAAAGGGTGCTGGCCTTTTGATATATATTCCTGCCCATTTCATCCCTTTTATCTTTATCATCTGCAAGTTCCAGTATATATTCCGACAGCTTATTATAATCTCCCGGATTGAACAGATATCCATTAATATTATGGTCAATAAGATCCGGAATGCCTCCTACGCAGCTGCTTATAGTGGCTTTTTTAAATCTTGCTCCTTCCAGAATAGAATAAGGAAAGCTCTCACTTATTGATGTAAGTACACTTATATCCACATTACTCATAAGTTCATAGGGATCATTCAGCCATCCGAGGAAGAATACATTATTGGTAATTCCCAGAGCCTGGACCTTTTTCTCAAGGGATTTACGGTCTTCACCATCTCCTCCGATGAGGAATTTAACTTTTGGATTTTTTTCTGACACAATTTTTGCCGCGTCAATTAAAGTCCCAATTCCTTTTACTGGATATAGCCTTGCTGCAATTCCTACGAGAATATCTTCGCTGCTTAAGTTCAAATTATATTTCTTTGAAAGTTCTTCTCTGGAATAACTATTTAAGGGTTTATTAAAATCCATTCCATTATATAAAACAAATATTCTTTCAGAAGGGAATTTGCGCCTAATAAGCATGTCTCTGAAATTGCCGGATACTCCTATATAATACCCTATAAACCGCAGCGCCACAGTGTTAATTGAACCAAAAACAAGCCTTTTTACCAGGCTGTGCATATAGTCAAGCTTATAATCACTATGTACTGTGGTTACAGTAGGAACCTTTACAAAGAGCCTGATAATAAGTGAAATCATATTGGCTTTTGCACCATGGGAGTGAATTATTTCATAACCCCCTGTTCTGATAATGTTTAATACTCTTTTTATATCTGAAAAGATGTTTCCGGTTTTAACCACTTCTATATCTATACCCATAGATAGGGCATCTTCTGAAAAAGGTCCTGGCCTGAAACTTATTATTTTAACATCGATATATTTGCTTAACTCCTTGACCAGGGATAAAACGTGGACTTTTGCCCCGCCAATATCCCCACCACCGATTAAATGTAGGACTTTCATTGTACAACCGCCAATCTGCCACTTGCTTTTATAATTGTTTATTATTAATATGGCTTAAAATATTGATATATAAAGTTTAAGTTACCATATGGATATTGTCAATTTAAATTATATTTCAGCAATATTCTGGCCTGAGTACTGCATACGGTAAGTATTTGGCGATTTCCCGCAAATATTTTTAAAAGCGTAATGAAAATTCTGATAATTTTGATAGCCAACCCTCTTTGCAATTTCATTTATTGGTAAAGAGGAGTGGAGTAATAGTTTTTTTGCTTCATCTATACGGACTTCAGTAAGATAGGAAGAGAAATTTTTACCGGTTGTTTTCTTAAATAAATAACTTAAGTAACTGTAATTAATAAAGTTGGCATCTGCTATCTTATTAAGTTTTAAATCACTTTCTGTATAATTTTCACGTATATACAGCTTCACCTGGTTTACTATACGGGTGCTGTCAACGTTGCATAAATTGATTGCTTCTGCAAGAAAGCTTTCTGTCATATCCACAATATATTTATTATAATCTGCAAGATGTCTGAATTTAGGGATCGGAACAGGAATAAATGCGTCCTCATTCTTGCCACTAATCGACATACTGGTACGTTTTACGAAATTAAGTAAGGTGCCGTAAAAAGTATGTACTGCTGCCGGGGTGGTATGATTTTTCATGGCTAATATATATTTATATATATTTTCACAGTAATTGGAATAACTTTCTATATCAAGCTGCAAAAGAACAGGTGGAAGAATCTTTTTTGAATCATTCAATAAGGATGAAAAATCCTCACTTGCATGTTCGCTCCTGGAAGCAATACGGAAAAACGTGGACTCTGTCGTGAAAAAAACTTCCTCCTGGAAACTATTAAATGATTTCAAATAATCGGAGTGTGCTCCTGAAAGACCTGTAAAAGCCTGAGTAAGACCTATAATCACAGGCATACCTGTAATACCTGCAAATTTCTTTGTTAACAGATTGAAATCTATATTATGTATCGGAGAATCCATAACAAGGACAAGACAATCTTCCTGTCTGAAAATATTGGCACATTTTAGTTCATCAGTACAGTAAGAGGCAATTGTATCAATATGGCTCTTAGAACAAGGAGTATAAGTAAAATGTTCATTAAGCTGTGTACATATCTGTATATAACATAAATGAAAACTATAATTATACAATAACTCATCATAAAATTCAGGCTTGTCCTTTCCCTGGCGTATGAACCCGTCACATACGGCTTCTCTTATGATTTGAGATTTCAGAGAACTTAAATGATGCTGGATATCGAGCTGCAACTTGGTACGATTCCTATGTTCTTCCATCATGCTATAAATAGAGGTACGTACTAGTCTGAGGGCTTCTGATAGCTCGTTGTCATCTATAGGTTTTAGTAAATAGCGAAAAACACCTAATTGAAGGGCTTTTTGAGCATACTTAAACTGATCATGGGCAGAAAGGATTACAAACTTGGCATAGGGTAATCTGTCGCGCAGGGCATCAATAAGCTCCAGGCCTGATAAACCGGGCATTTCAATATCTACGATAACCAGATGGGGCTGGAGAGTTGGCGCCATGGCCAATGCCTCCTCAGAATCGGAAAAAGCTCCAGCAACGGTAAAACCATTGGCTTCCCAGTCAATGATTTTTAGTAGTCCTCTAAGTATTAATTCTTCATCGTCAATAAGTATGACTTTTAGCATAATTTCTAGACCACTCCTTCAAGAACTGGGAATTTTAGTATAACAGTGGTACCTTTTCCAGGGGAACTTTCTATTTGCAGTGCATATTTTTCGCCGAATGCCAGTTTTAAACGGTCATTTACGTTTATAATCCCTATGGATGAGCCTCCCCTCGGTTCATAGGGTGAAGCAGAAAGTTCCCTGCGAAGTGCCATCAGTTTTTCTTCAGACATCCCAACACCATTGTCAGAAATAATAAAACAAATATCCTCACCGTCCCGGTAACCGGTCATATGTATTTTACCGCCGGACTTCATAGAACGTACTCCATGGGTAAAAGCATTCTCCAGCAATGGTTGTAATATCAGTTTTAGAGTACGATATTTTAAAATGCTTTCATCAACATCAATTTTTATATCATACCGGTCTTTAAACCTGAAACTCTGGATACTGAGATAGTCGTTAACATGTGCCATTTCCTGGTATATATATACCTGTTGATTCAAGCCGTCAGGACTAATTGTATACCGAAATGTATCTGATAAGGTTTTTATCTGCGTAGCAACTTCCTGGCAATTATTTTCAAGAGCTACCATTCGTATGCTCTCAAGTGTATTGTAAAGAAAATGAGGATTTATCTGGCTTTGCAGGGCATGAAGCTCGGCTTCCTTCTGACGCAGATTCAATTCTGAGATATCCAGTCTCAAATGCTGAATACTATCAATCATATTATTAAGCTCTTTTCCTATCATGCTTATTTCATCATTGTATTTTACCGGGAAACGGCTGTGTAGCTGGCCTTTTTTCACTGCATCCATAGTCTGGCACATTTCACGGATACGAGTATATATACTCACAGTCGGGAACCTGAGAAGCAGGAAAAAAACCAATACACTAAATATTATTAATAGCATGAATAGAGTTTGATAAGGCTTTGCAGGGGCAAGTACTTTTTCCAGGGGAACAGTGATTGTAACCACCCAGCCCATATTATTCATGCGCATATTCATCACCAGGAGATTACCTCTTTTTGAAGATTTTATGTAATATCCTGTTTCAGGAGGTTCGGTGAACACAGGAGTTTTATATTCTTCTGGTGAAGCTGCAGGCATGCTGCATACCAGGTTCCCATTATAGTCTGATACAGTAAAAACTGAATCCACAACTTTTAAATTATAATATTTCTGAAAAATATTTGTGATAAAAGTCGGGCTGACATTGATGACGATAAGGGATTTTTCCAGCGTCACAAGGTCTAAATTCGGTACAGGCATAACATAGTGCAGGATACCATTTCTAATAAAGTTTTCCCTGGAAGGCAATATGTATTTAGGTGAATAGATAGTGTAGTTATTTTTGAAAATGGTAGATACAAATTCAGCAATATCCTCTTCTGTCATTGATGGATCAGGTTCAATGCAAATATAGTCTTCTTCATTTTTTATTAAGTAAGCACTTTTGGAAAAGGGTATAGTAGTATTTACCTCGTAATTGAACAAACGGGTGAAAGTTGACCTTACTGAAGCTTTGGCGCTGGAAGAAGTATCACTGTATAAATACCTTTGAACATTTTGACTTCTTATTATATTAGATACCGAATCTTCCATTTCATCAAGAGAGTTGGATATATCGTTGCTGATCATAACAATTGTTTGAAAATTATTATACAATATTTGCTTAATGAGAGCCTTCATCATAAGAGAATAAAGTATTACTATAATAAATAAAAAAGCAAAAACTATCGGAAGGAAAGTGATTAACACTCTCTCTCGTAATTTCATATTGGGGAAGAACACAAAGTTCTTGAACTTATGCATATCAGCACCTCGTTGACATTACATAAAAAATATACCATGTGTATGAGATAAAGTCAAATTGCATAAATATTGGATTGATTTATCCAAAAATTTAATATTAATTGCTAAAATCTTTTGATTGAGATTTATAAATAAGAAATGTTACATTTAATGAGGACTAATAATTAACCGTTATTTATAATATTTATTTTATGAAAGTTGTTTATTACCAATATTACTATTAACAGAGTTTAAGCAATAATTGTTGGCAGTATTATTTTAACCGTATCATAACAGTATTGTGTAAGTTCCTAAAGTGTAAAGCGTTCTGAAGTTGAAATTAGTAATTATAGTAACTCCTTAATACGATGAAGCAATATTTTTGTTCCTGTTGTTTTTAATAAAAACAAAATAAGAGCAAACTGTCTTAAACTGACAGATAACGGCCAATAACTGCTCAATAAATAAGCAGGAAGCTGCTTACATATAAATAAAAAAATAAGGAGGTAAACTATGAAAAAAAGAATTTT belongs to Clostridiaceae bacterium and includes:
- a CDS encoding ribbon-helix-helix protein, CopG family; its protein translation is MSELKKVLISIPDNLLKEIDSIVSVEKTNRSRFVREAMKLYIREKRKIEMRDVMKTGYQDMAEINLKLVELCFDADCEQQIKYEERLREMEKYWL
- a CDS encoding type II toxin-antitoxin system PemK/MazF family toxin, whose amino-acid sequence is MVIKRGDIFYADLSPVVGSEQGGVRPVLIVQNDTGNKYSPTVIATAITSQINKAKLPTHIEISAKEYGLAKDSVILCEQIRTIDKRRLREKIGHLEDDIMEKVNEALRISFGLTDI
- a CDS encoding WecB/TagA/CpsF family glycosyltransferase, whose translation is MRNTADIIGVFVDKVTMDEALKITRAFLQEASVHAIYTPNSEIMMAAQRDPYLKKILNEADLLVADGAGVVLASKILKRFLPEKVSGIDLVKNIFESPGKTPVNVFLFGSKPGIAEEAGINILKLYPNVRIAGCHHGYFKKEEEPDIIEAINSSNADILLVALGAPKQEKWIHENKSKLKVKVCIGVGGTLDVFAGKAKLAPEFFRRNGLEWLYRLYREPRRFIRMLDLPKFILLTLWTRIRGK
- the csaB gene encoding polysaccharide pyruvyl transferase CsaB; protein product: MKVLHLIGGGDIGGAKVHVLSLVKELSKYIDVKIISFRPGPFSEDALSMGIDIEVVKTGNIFSDIKRVLNIIRTGGYEIIHSHGAKANMISLIIRLFVKVPTVTTVHSDYKLDYMHSLVKRLVFGSINTVALRFIGYYIGVSGNFRDMLIRRKFPSERIFVLYNGMDFNKPLNSYSREELSKKYNLNLSSEDILVGIAARLYPVKGIGTLIDAAKIVSEKNPKVKFLIGGDGEDRKSLEKKVQALGITNNVFFLGWLNDPYELMSNVDISVLTSISESFPYSILEGARFKKATISSCVGGIPDLIDHNINGYLFNPGDYNKLSEYILELADDKDKRDEMGRNIYQKASTLFSLDNMCKTQLDIYKKILERTESENIIKNNKNTLYLQQKYDVIISGYYGFRNIGDDAMLMAVINNLRQYKNNIRLMVLSKDPAETKMIYGVDSINRISLLHIFRIMKNARLFLYGGGNIIQDNTSTRSLLYYLSTIWMAKKRHMQVMFYANGIGPLNKGTNKKLTQKILNQVDVITLREKLSLQELKTLNINKPRIEVTADPALAITACPLEEADNIFFREGIPSSGPYIGFSVREWQGHEKYVEVIAQVADHLSRKYSVKTVFIPMHYPDDIYIIEDVVSKMKEKGYIIKNKYSVEQTLGIISKMDIFIGMRLHALIFAASLSIPIIGLVYEPKIKGFLEYINQPSAGHVTNLDFGNLKELAEKVWENRLEIKKQLELNVEVLKDKALENARIAVELIRRT
- a CDS encoding response regulator produces the protein MLKVILIDDEELILRGLLKIIDWEANGFTVAGAFSDSEEALAMAPTLQPHLVIVDIEMPGLSGLELIDALRDRLPYAKFVILSAHDQFKYAQKALQLGVFRYLLKPIDDNELSEALRLVRTSIYSMMEEHRNRTKLQLDIQHHLSSLKSQIIREAVCDGFIRQGKDKPEFYDELLYNYSFHLCYIQICTQLNEHFTYTPCSKSHIDTIASYCTDELKCANIFRQEDCLVLVMDSPIHNIDFNLLTKKFAGITGMPVIIGLTQAFTGLSGAHSDYLKSFNSFQEEVFFTTESTFFRIASRSEHASEDFSSLLNDSKKILPPVLLQLDIESYSNYCENIYKYILAMKNHTTPAAVHTFYGTLLNFVKRTSMSISGKNEDAFIPVPIPKFRHLADYNKYIVDMTESFLAEAINLCNVDSTRIVNQVKLYIRENYTESDLKLNKIADANFINYSYLSYLFKKTTGKNFSSYLTEVRIDEAKKLLLHSSLPINEIAKRVGYQNYQNFHYAFKNICGKSPNTYRMQYSGQNIAEI
- a CDS encoding sensor histidine kinase; its protein translation is MHKFKNFVFFPNMKLRERVLITFLPIVFAFLFIIVILYSLMMKALIKQILYNNFQTIVMISNDISNSLDEMEDSVSNIIRSQNVQRYLYSDTSSSAKASVRSTFTRLFNYEVNTTIPFSKSAYLIKNEEDYICIEPDPSMTEEDIAEFVSTIFKNNYTIYSPKYILPSRENFIRNGILHYVMPVPNLDLVTLEKSLIVINVSPTFITNIFQKYYNLKVVDSVFTVSDYNGNLVCSMPAASPEEYKTPVFTEPPETGYYIKSSKRGNLLVMNMRMNNMGWVVTITVPLEKVLAPAKPYQTLFMLLIIFSVLVFFLLLRFPTVSIYTRIREMCQTMDAVKKGQLHSRFPVKYNDEISMIGKELNNMIDSIQHLRLDISELNLRQKEAELHALQSQINPHFLYNTLESIRMVALENNCQEVATQIKTLSDTFRYTISPDGLNQQVYIYQEMAHVNDYLSIQSFRFKDRYDIKIDVDESILKYRTLKLILQPLLENAFTHGVRSMKSGGKIHMTGYRDGEDICFIISDNGVGMSEEKLMALRRELSASPYEPRGGSSIGIINVNDRLKLAFGEKYALQIESSPGKGTTVILKFPVLEGVV